A window of Fluoribacter dumoffii NY 23 contains these coding sequences:
- the pepN gene encoding aminopeptidase N: MPDTTVYLKNYQPPFFSVETINLNFDLYDDHALISNELKLTRQHEGPLHLCGDELELVSVHMNGQKLDQSEYILQPDALIIENCPDELTLNIVTRIYPQKNTQLSGLYRSNHLFCTQCEAEGFRRITYFLDRPDVLTTYTTRISAEKKQYPILLSNGNLIDAGDAEDGRHWVVWKDPFKKPSYLFALVAGNLACVRDQFVTCSGRSIDLRIYVEPGNEDKCTHAMESLKKSMRWDEEVYGREYDLDIFMIVAVSDFNMGAMENKGLNIFNSKYILARPDTATDQDFADVEGVVAHEYFHNWTGNRVTCRDWFQLSLKEGLTVFRDQEFSRDMNSRDVNRIMDVRVLRNSQFPEDAGTMAHPVRPEAYQEINNFYTATVYNKGAEVIRMQHTLLGKEGFRRGMDLYFNRHDGQAVTIDDFVAAMEDANHIDLTQFKRWYSQAGTPEVLVTSNYAQGELTLKMQQYCPPTPECHDKKPFHIPIRFALFDSKGQQLAIENEILELKEKEQSFTFKGLSEKPVLSLLREFSAPIKLKQNLSQDELLFLLKYEVDGFAKWDAAQNLIINSIKDCLNLHANKWQIPSALISALKHVLLDESLDADLRAELLTPPGFEDIAMQLESVDVGAVEKARDFFHQQLGWYLYEEAQMLYQQLWTSEDHRMNGPAYGRRKLRNVCLWLMMKAKESAALDKCQQQFIAAQTMTDQIASFSLLVNSTNQGLREQAIEDFYKQWSKEDLVLDKWFTIQAISELPETLNHVKMLLKHSAFSIKNPNKVRALIGAFCMGNPRNFHAIDGSGYSFLAEILVTLDKINPQIAARLANPFTRWKRYDQHRQRLMREQLERLGKMELSRDLAEVISKSLLVNEV; this comes from the coding sequence ATGCCTGACACGACTGTTTATTTAAAAAATTACCAGCCTCCTTTTTTTTCAGTTGAGACTATTAATTTAAATTTTGACCTCTATGATGACCATGCTTTAATAAGTAACGAACTTAAGTTAACTCGTCAACATGAGGGCCCTCTGCATCTTTGTGGTGATGAGTTGGAACTGGTTAGCGTGCATATGAATGGTCAAAAATTAGATCAATCGGAATATATCCTGCAACCCGATGCACTTATCATCGAAAATTGTCCCGACGAACTCACTTTAAATATAGTAACGCGTATTTACCCACAAAAAAATACTCAATTATCCGGGCTTTACCGTTCTAATCACCTGTTTTGTACGCAATGTGAAGCAGAAGGTTTTCGGCGCATCACTTACTTTCTTGACCGACCGGATGTTTTGACTACCTATACAACTCGTATTTCCGCCGAAAAAAAACAGTATCCTATCTTATTGTCCAATGGTAATTTAATCGATGCGGGTGACGCTGAAGATGGGCGTCATTGGGTAGTCTGGAAGGATCCTTTTAAAAAACCTTCCTATTTATTTGCATTAGTGGCAGGCAATTTGGCGTGCGTTAGGGATCAATTTGTTACCTGTTCAGGGCGAAGCATTGACTTACGCATTTATGTTGAGCCTGGAAATGAAGATAAATGTACCCATGCAATGGAGTCATTGAAAAAATCAATGCGCTGGGATGAAGAGGTCTACGGTCGGGAATACGATCTCGATATTTTTATGATAGTCGCAGTCAGTGACTTTAATATGGGGGCTATGGAGAATAAGGGATTAAATATTTTTAACTCCAAATACATTCTTGCTCGCCCTGATACCGCAACAGATCAGGATTTTGCTGATGTCGAAGGAGTCGTTGCCCATGAGTATTTCCATAACTGGACTGGGAATCGGGTTACTTGCCGTGATTGGTTCCAATTAAGTTTGAAAGAAGGATTAACTGTTTTTCGGGACCAGGAATTTTCCCGAGACATGAATTCACGGGATGTAAACCGTATTATGGATGTCAGGGTATTGCGAAATTCCCAATTCCCTGAAGATGCAGGAACAATGGCTCATCCTGTCCGCCCGGAGGCATACCAGGAAATAAATAATTTTTATACGGCAACAGTGTATAATAAAGGTGCTGAAGTAATCCGAATGCAGCACACCTTACTTGGTAAAGAGGGCTTTCGCCGCGGCATGGATTTATATTTTAATCGCCATGATGGTCAGGCCGTTACTATTGATGATTTTGTTGCAGCAATGGAAGATGCAAATCATATTGATTTGACGCAATTTAAAAGATGGTACAGTCAGGCAGGAACTCCGGAAGTTCTCGTGACCAGCAATTATGCACAAGGCGAGTTAACCCTTAAGATGCAGCAATATTGCCCGCCAACCCCGGAATGCCATGATAAAAAACCATTCCATATCCCTATTCGTTTTGCTCTTTTCGATTCCAAGGGACAGCAGCTAGCCATTGAGAATGAGATTTTGGAACTCAAGGAAAAAGAACAAAGTTTTACTTTTAAGGGCCTGAGTGAAAAACCGGTGCTTTCATTATTACGTGAATTTTCCGCACCAATTAAATTAAAACAAAATTTAAGCCAGGACGAATTGCTCTTTTTATTAAAGTATGAGGTGGATGGATTTGCCAAATGGGATGCGGCACAAAATCTGATTATAAATAGCATCAAGGACTGCCTGAATTTGCATGCCAATAAATGGCAAATTCCTTCCGCTTTAATTTCTGCCTTAAAACATGTATTGCTTGATGAGTCGCTTGATGCTGATTTACGGGCGGAATTATTAACTCCTCCCGGATTTGAGGATATTGCCATGCAGTTGGAGAGCGTGGATGTTGGCGCTGTCGAAAAAGCCCGTGATTTTTTCCATCAGCAGTTAGGGTGGTATCTATATGAAGAAGCGCAAATGCTCTATCAACAACTATGGACAAGTGAAGATCATCGCATGAATGGACCTGCTTACGGCCGTAGAAAATTGCGTAATGTGTGCTTATGGCTCATGATGAAAGCGAAAGAGTCAGCTGCGTTAGATAAATGCCAGCAGCAGTTCATCGCCGCACAAACCATGACTGATCAAATCGCCAGTTTTTCTTTATTGGTGAATTCCACCAATCAGGGTTTGCGGGAACAGGCAATTGAAGATTTCTACAAGCAATGGTCTAAAGAAGATCTGGTTTTGGATAAATGGTTCACTATCCAAGCAATAAGCGAGTTACCAGAAACGTTGAACCATGTGAAAATGTTATTAAAGCACTCGGCTTTTTCAATTAAGAATCCCAATAAGGTGCGTGCATTGATAGGTGCATTTTGTATGGGGAATCCACGTAATTTCCATGCAATTGATGGGAGTGGCTATAGTTTTCTAGCAGAAATCCTGGTGACATTGGATAAAATTAATCCTCAAATTGCCGCCCGTTTAGCCAATCCATTTACACGCTGGAAACGCTATGACCAACACCGCCAACGTCTCATGCGGGAACAATTGGAGAGGTTAGGCAAAATGGAGTTATCTCGTGATTTGGCTGAGGTAATTTCTAAAAGCTTGCTGGTTAATGAAGTCTAG
- a CDS encoding PrkA family serine protein kinase, with product MNTQDFLTSYTKRFVDNKEEEMSLEEYLELCKNDPSAYANPAERLLMAIGEPEMVDTRHDPVLSRIFSNKIIPRYNVFQDFYGMEEPIEQIVGFLKHAAQGLEETKQVLYLLGPVGGGKSSIAEKLKDLMEKVPFYAIKGSPVFESPLSLFNPIEDAELLQERFGIPSRYLRYLMSPWAVKRLHEYNGDISKFRVIKVRPSRLKQIAISKTEPGDENNQDISSLVGKVDIRKLEDFSQDDADAYSYSGGLCRANRGLLEFVEMFKAPIKVLHPLLTATQEGNYNATEGLSSIPFEGIILAHSNESEWQSFRNNKNNEAFIDRINIVKVPYCLRVSEEIRIYQKLIDNSSLTHAQCAPGTLEMLAQFSVLTRLKEPQNSSIYSKMRVYNGESLKDTDPKAKSYQEYRDFAGVDEGMSGVSTRFAFKILSKVFNFDHSEVAANPVHLMYVLERQIEQEQFPQEVQESYLGFIKEYLTPKYVEFIGKEIQTAYLESYSEYGQNIFDRYITYADFWIQDQDYRDPDTGEIFDRALLNQELEKIEKPAGISNPKDFRNEVVNFVLRARANNRGKNPVWNSYEKLRSVIEKKMFTNTEDLLPVISFNAKASEDDKKKHEEFISRMIEKGYTRKQVRLLCEWYLRVRKSQ from the coding sequence ATGAATACTCAAGACTTTTTAACCAGCTATACCAAACGCTTTGTCGACAATAAAGAAGAAGAGATGAGTTTGGAAGAATACCTGGAATTGTGTAAAAATGACCCGTCTGCTTATGCCAATCCAGCAGAACGCTTACTCATGGCTATAGGCGAACCTGAAATGGTTGATACGCGTCATGATCCTGTTTTATCGCGAATTTTTTCCAATAAAATCATTCCGCGATATAATGTATTTCAAGATTTTTATGGCATGGAAGAACCCATCGAGCAAATTGTGGGCTTCCTTAAACATGCAGCCCAGGGTTTGGAAGAAACCAAACAAGTACTTTATCTTTTAGGACCTGTAGGGGGTGGTAAATCATCCATTGCAGAAAAGCTGAAAGATTTAATGGAAAAAGTTCCTTTTTACGCCATAAAAGGTTCCCCCGTTTTTGAGTCACCGCTCTCTTTATTCAATCCCATTGAAGATGCTGAGTTACTCCAGGAGCGTTTTGGAATTCCTTCCCGATACCTACGCTATTTAATGTCCCCTTGGGCAGTAAAAAGGCTGCATGAATATAATGGAGACATCAGTAAATTCAGAGTTATTAAAGTTAGACCGTCTCGATTAAAACAAATCGCCATTTCCAAAACCGAACCGGGTGATGAAAACAATCAGGATATTTCATCTTTAGTAGGTAAAGTAGACATTCGCAAATTAGAGGATTTTTCTCAAGATGATGCTGATGCATACAGCTACTCGGGGGGATTATGTCGCGCCAACCGTGGACTTTTAGAGTTCGTGGAAATGTTTAAAGCACCCATTAAAGTGCTCCATCCTTTGTTAACTGCGACACAGGAAGGTAATTATAATGCGACTGAAGGTTTATCCTCCATTCCCTTCGAAGGAATTATTCTAGCGCACTCGAATGAATCTGAATGGCAATCGTTTAGAAACAACAAAAACAATGAAGCCTTCATAGACCGTATAAATATAGTTAAAGTACCTTATTGTCTCCGGGTTTCAGAAGAAATTCGAATTTACCAAAAACTCATTGACAACAGTTCGTTAACCCATGCTCAATGTGCCCCAGGTACATTGGAAATGCTCGCGCAATTTTCTGTCTTAACCCGTTTAAAAGAACCTCAAAATTCCAGCATTTATTCAAAAATGCGGGTATACAATGGCGAGAGCTTGAAAGACACGGATCCCAAAGCAAAATCCTACCAGGAATATCGTGATTTCGCCGGTGTTGATGAAGGCATGAGCGGGGTCTCTACTCGTTTTGCGTTCAAAATACTTTCCAAGGTATTTAATTTTGATCACAGCGAAGTGGCAGCCAACCCTGTACATTTAATGTATGTTTTGGAACGTCAAATTGAACAGGAACAATTTCCGCAGGAAGTACAGGAATCTTATTTGGGGTTTATTAAAGAGTACCTGACGCCCAAGTATGTTGAGTTCATTGGCAAGGAAATTCAAACTGCCTATTTGGAATCCTATTCCGAGTATGGGCAAAATATCTTTGACCGTTATATAACCTATGCTGACTTCTGGATTCAGGATCAGGATTATCGCGATCCCGATACCGGTGAAATCTTTGACCGCGCATTATTAAATCAGGAGCTCGAAAAGATCGAAAAACCCGCTGGCATTTCCAATCCCAAAGATTTCCGCAATGAAGTGGTAAATTTTGTTTTACGCGCGCGGGCCAACAATCGGGGTAAAAACCCAGTGTGGAATAGTTATGAAAAATTACGCTCAGTCATTGAGAAAAAGATGTTCACCAATACGGAGGATTTACTCCCTGTCATTTCCTTCAATGCCAAAGCATCTGAAGATGATAAGAAAAAACATGAGGAGTTTATTTCTCGAATGATCGAAAAAGGATATACACGCAAACAAGTACGCTTGTTATGTGAATGGTATTTGCGAGTACGTAAATCACAATAA
- the lapA gene encoding aminopeptidase LapA, whose product MRLNQWMTYFAVGSVFASAQVLAANSPVHEQLQVPQCLAAKIATPYEVLAENQQFKIIDIPAADVESLIHLADEANCGRFVNVSHQIIGSLLQSKKQSAHRVLQKKTIKAAKPQSTVYEIKHQDEVNTSLQKVLPSNIWNTLIRLTSFHNRSATKDTGVEAAKWLKKTFDDMSETNGRTDTASFFVKTGSYYKQPSLVTVIGKDINAPAVVIGAHMDTLDGRMPGAGDDGSGSSSIMEMARVLLSSKINLKRPVYIIWYAAEERGLVGSQYVVEHFKEHSIPVKAAIQFDMTGYRVNPKDPTMWVFTDYTDTSLSNYVAELISTYVQVPVAYSECGYGCSDHASWDEVGVPAAFPCESNFEDHNPYIHSSQDTMDRLSLEHMTNFSKLALAFAIEMASE is encoded by the coding sequence ATGCGTTTGAATCAATGGATGACTTATTTTGCAGTGGGCTCAGTATTTGCCAGTGCCCAGGTTTTGGCAGCAAATTCTCCTGTACATGAACAATTACAAGTACCCCAATGTCTTGCGGCAAAAATTGCTACTCCCTATGAGGTATTAGCAGAAAACCAGCAATTCAAAATTATTGATATTCCTGCGGCTGATGTGGAGTCTCTAATTCATCTGGCAGACGAGGCCAACTGTGGACGCTTTGTAAATGTTAGCCACCAGATCATTGGTTCTTTGCTTCAATCAAAAAAGCAATCTGCCCATAGAGTCCTGCAGAAAAAAACAATTAAAGCAGCAAAGCCGCAAAGTACTGTTTATGAAATTAAACACCAGGATGAAGTCAATACATCATTGCAAAAAGTGCTTCCATCGAACATCTGGAATACTTTAATTCGCCTTACTTCATTCCACAATCGCTCTGCGACCAAAGATACCGGGGTAGAAGCGGCGAAATGGTTGAAAAAAACCTTTGATGACATGAGCGAGACGAATGGCCGTACCGATACTGCCTCATTTTTTGTAAAAACAGGCAGTTACTATAAACAACCTTCCCTAGTCACGGTCATTGGTAAAGACATCAATGCACCTGCGGTGGTGATTGGTGCGCATATGGATACCCTCGATGGACGGATGCCTGGTGCCGGAGATGATGGCAGTGGCTCTTCATCGATAATGGAAATGGCACGAGTTTTATTATCTTCAAAAATAAACCTTAAACGTCCTGTTTATATTATTTGGTATGCTGCTGAAGAGCGGGGTTTGGTGGGATCCCAATACGTAGTTGAACATTTTAAGGAGCACTCTATTCCAGTCAAAGCAGCAATTCAATTTGATATGACTGGTTATCGAGTCAATCCTAAAGATCCGACCATGTGGGTATTTACCGATTACACTGATACCAGCTTAAGCAATTATGTAGCAGAATTAATTAGCACTTACGTTCAGGTTCCAGTTGCTTATTCAGAATGCGGCTATGGTTGCAGTGATCATGCGTCATGGGACGAGGTAGGGGTTCCTGCAGCATTTCCCTGTGAATCTAATTTTGAAGACCATAACCCCTACATCCACAGTTCTCAAGATACCATGGACCGCTTAAGCCTTGAACACATGACCAATTTTTCTAAACTGGCATTGGCTTTCGCTATTGAAATGGCTTCAGAGTAA
- a CDS encoding SpoVR family protein has protein sequence MKKKKPLSTGAEWTFELIQDYDREISRIAKDFKLDTYPNQIEVITAEQMMDAYASVGMPIGYHHWSFGKHFVSVEKSYKRGQMGLAYELVINSNPCISYLMEENTMAMQALVIAHACYGHNSFFKNNYLFKMWTYADAIIDYLVFARKYISECEQRYGINEVEEIIDACHALMNYGVDRYKHPAPLSIQEEKIRQQNREIYMQSQINELWRTIPQSKQIAEQTKKKHFPEEPQENILYFIEKNAPLLEPWQREIVRIVRKMAQYFYPQGQTKVMNEGWACFWHYTILHAMYDEGLVTDEFMLEILQSHTNVIMQPPYNSPYYSGINPYTLGYHMMQDIKRICENPTEEDKAWFPYLAHTDWLSSLDNAMRHFKDESFIAQYLSPKLIRDLKLFHIIDDDRSPDLYVNAIHNESGYQKIREALSRQYNLGYLEPDIQVYSVDLQGDRSLTLRYTQQNRVPLGNTTADVLKHLYSLWKFPIVLQAVNPENEITEEYHCPPLNNA, from the coding sequence ATGAAAAAGAAAAAGCCTTTATCCACTGGTGCAGAATGGACCTTTGAATTGATTCAGGACTATGATCGCGAAATTTCGCGCATAGCCAAAGATTTCAAGCTGGATACCTATCCAAATCAAATAGAAGTGATAACTGCTGAACAAATGATGGATGCTTACGCTTCAGTAGGTATGCCGATCGGTTATCATCATTGGTCCTTTGGTAAACATTTCGTCAGTGTTGAAAAAAGCTACAAGCGCGGTCAAATGGGTTTGGCTTATGAGCTTGTCATTAATTCGAACCCTTGTATTTCCTATCTTATGGAAGAAAATACAATGGCCATGCAAGCCTTGGTGATTGCTCATGCATGTTATGGCCATAATTCCTTTTTTAAAAATAATTACCTGTTTAAAATGTGGACCTATGCCGATGCCATCATTGATTATTTAGTATTTGCAAGAAAATACATCAGTGAATGCGAACAACGTTATGGCATCAATGAAGTAGAAGAAATTATCGATGCGTGCCATGCTTTGATGAACTATGGAGTAGATAGATACAAGCACCCTGCTCCTTTATCCATCCAGGAAGAAAAAATACGTCAGCAAAACCGCGAAATTTACATGCAATCTCAAATTAATGAATTGTGGCGGACCATTCCACAAAGCAAGCAAATTGCCGAACAAACAAAGAAAAAGCATTTTCCTGAAGAGCCCCAGGAGAACATTTTATATTTTATTGAAAAAAATGCTCCATTATTGGAACCATGGCAAAGAGAAATCGTACGTATAGTGCGTAAAATGGCGCAATATTTTTATCCTCAGGGCCAGACCAAAGTGATGAATGAAGGTTGGGCTTGTTTTTGGCATTATACCATTTTACATGCAATGTATGATGAGGGTTTGGTTACGGATGAATTTATGTTGGAAATCTTGCAAAGTCATACCAACGTGATCATGCAACCGCCTTATAACAGCCCTTATTACAGCGGGATTAATCCCTACACGCTGGGATACCATATGATGCAAGACATCAAAAGGATTTGTGAAAATCCTACCGAGGAGGATAAAGCATGGTTTCCCTATTTGGCCCATACCGATTGGCTAAGCAGTCTGGATAATGCCATGCGCCATTTCAAGGATGAAAGTTTTATTGCCCAGTATCTCTCACCCAAATTAATCCGCGATTTAAAATTATTCCATATTATCGATGATGATCGGAGCCCGGATTTATATGTGAATGCCATTCATAATGAATCAGGATATCAAAAAATAAGGGAAGCTTTGTCGCGACAATATAATTTAGGTTATTTGGAACCCGATATTCAAGTCTATTCAGTTGACTTGCAAGGCGACCGCTCATTGACGCTAAGATATACCCAACAAAATAGGGTACCTTTGGGTAACACTACCGCCGATGTTCTGAAACACCTCTATTCTTTATGGAAATTTCCTATTGTTTTGCAAGCCGTCAATCCCGAAAATGAGATTACCGAAGAATACCATTGTCCACCATTGAACAACGCTTAA
- a CDS encoding YeaH/YhbH family protein encodes MSQLIDRRQNAGKKSTVNRQRFLRRYKNQIKRAVSDAVGKRSITEIDQGEQITIPSKDISEPTFHRGQGGHIERVLPGNDNFITGDRIRRPSGSSGSGGDGSNASDSGEGEDNFVFELSREEFLDLYFEDLELPDLIKKELARVSTFKTIRAGVTTSGIPNNINVLRSMKQATSRRVALASPNKRRLKEAIEELEQLQAQPIQDSEALKELKKKIEFLKKKIQTVPFIDTIDLRYNFRIRVPSPSTQAVMFCVMDVSGSMDEAKKDIAKRFFILLYMFLTKNYEKIELVFIRHHTSAKEVNEEEFFYSRETGGTVVSSALELLSSIIESRYPPEAWNIYVAQASDGDNWNADSPYCQELLQDKIMPLLQYFAYIEIMPRHHQSLWEVYQLVKERYPNFAMENIDTVADIYPVFHELFKRKTA; translated from the coding sequence ATGTCTCAATTGATTGATAGACGACAAAATGCGGGGAAAAAAAGTACGGTTAACCGGCAACGTTTTCTTCGCCGTTATAAAAATCAGATCAAACGAGCCGTCTCCGATGCAGTGGGCAAACGAAGTATTACTGAAATTGATCAAGGTGAACAGATCACAATTCCCTCCAAAGATATTTCTGAACCTACATTTCATCGAGGCCAAGGGGGACATATTGAGCGCGTGCTCCCGGGGAATGATAATTTTATTACTGGGGATAGGATAAGAAGGCCCAGCGGCAGCTCAGGTAGCGGCGGCGATGGCTCGAATGCCAGCGACAGCGGCGAAGGCGAAGATAATTTTGTCTTTGAATTATCGCGGGAAGAGTTCCTTGATCTTTATTTTGAAGACCTGGAGTTACCGGATTTAATCAAAAAAGAACTAGCTCGCGTGAGTACCTTTAAAACGATAAGAGCAGGAGTCACTACCAGCGGCATTCCAAACAATATAAATGTCCTTCGTTCCATGAAGCAGGCTACTTCACGTCGCGTTGCCTTAGCCTCGCCAAACAAAAGAAGATTAAAAGAAGCTATTGAAGAATTAGAACAACTGCAAGCGCAACCCATTCAAGATAGTGAAGCGCTAAAAGAGTTGAAAAAGAAAATTGAATTCCTGAAAAAGAAAATTCAAACCGTGCCGTTCATCGATACCATTGATCTTCGCTACAATTTCAGAATTCGCGTTCCTTCACCATCAACCCAAGCAGTCATGTTTTGCGTTATGGATGTATCGGGTTCCATGGATGAGGCTAAAAAGGACATTGCAAAACGCTTTTTTATTCTCCTTTATATGTTTTTGACTAAAAACTATGAAAAAATAGAATTGGTATTCATTCGCCACCATACCTCGGCCAAGGAAGTAAACGAGGAAGAGTTTTTTTATTCCCGCGAAACTGGAGGCACTGTAGTGTCCAGCGCGTTGGAACTTCTAAGTTCTATTATCGAGTCACGTTATCCGCCGGAAGCGTGGAATATTTATGTAGCCCAAGCCTCGGATGGTGATAACTGGAATGCGGATTCCCCTTATTGTCAGGAATTATTGCAGGATAAGATAATGCCTTTATTGCAATATTTTGCCTACATCGAAATCATGCCGCGTCATCATCAAAGTTTATGGGAAGTCTATCAATTGGTGAAAGAGCGCTACCCTAATTTTGCTATGGAAAATATTGACACGGTAGCCGATATATATCCCGTATTTCATGAGCTTTTTAAAAGGAAAACTGCATGA
- a CDS encoding membrane protein → MAVYKKKLKKIPRYFSLGSLTVGASLILGFLSFGGMYALYPAIYLAFAAFGLSVAYEGEIYLQNIKGAFKKLFKKDYLENHLAKEYLLEHFPADTQSKECPQFFRDYETQLKLLEEFNHKSLNKVSRKRKKQIEKTLGDMEKWFALQVFMTKESKKPSAYTAELREWLKHHEQKEWQARLENRQSTFKYVKGFSILAATFMGLGSTYLIVEAFSVIPLIAAIPFALWPIFIVPMSVVAGAAYGMLIYNTITDLINNDTINKWYTRLRNDLSQGLTARNMLMTALAVFLVSLAITLTVCTAGTWWTVATSARPLFEWMKKMPSFVMGVINPIITGLSAIFFNVENSASSFGMVYEAMTPDKDINTKRNVFQRTYREIADVLTHVWDTENWLQMLNPFRILLKLTVTPLRILLFLGHLVSVALTSDRMPGVPQIVSALVAIICEGFEDAHYFMGLNAKIKTLLEERLDSEEDHQDADIPTFLLKVLASPLYFLAAAWDCLASKMNPSTAGDSQIPQPKALTLTQAWNKQLSIPDEVEVVLSEQAKRPSKEWQKEHTLSLIEKYEKKHFDSIWFGDQIADHKKDELQKLKREIRQTDGSALGGILEAAKKNAVFNQHRLFAIREDEPTATQEFIAELPERVNAL, encoded by the coding sequence ATGGCAGTTTATAAAAAGAAGTTAAAAAAAATTCCTCGTTATTTTTCCCTGGGATCTCTTACTGTAGGTGCTAGTTTAATTCTTGGCTTTTTAAGTTTTGGGGGGATGTACGCATTATACCCTGCCATATACCTGGCATTTGCCGCTTTTGGTCTATCCGTAGCCTATGAGGGCGAGATTTATTTACAAAATATTAAAGGGGCTTTTAAAAAATTATTCAAAAAAGATTATTTGGAAAATCATCTGGCCAAAGAATACCTGCTGGAGCATTTTCCCGCAGATACTCAATCAAAAGAATGTCCTCAATTTTTCAGGGATTATGAAACGCAACTCAAACTGCTCGAGGAATTTAACCACAAGTCACTTAATAAAGTGAGCAGGAAGCGCAAAAAACAAATAGAAAAAACGCTCGGGGACATGGAAAAGTGGTTTGCTTTACAAGTATTTATGACTAAAGAAAGCAAAAAGCCATCCGCTTATACAGCAGAATTGCGAGAATGGCTGAAACATCATGAACAAAAGGAATGGCAAGCACGCTTGGAAAACCGCCAATCGACATTCAAATACGTTAAAGGTTTTAGTATTCTCGCCGCAACGTTTATGGGCCTTGGCAGTACCTATCTCATCGTGGAAGCTTTTAGCGTTATTCCTCTAATAGCCGCTATCCCCTTTGCATTGTGGCCTATTTTCATTGTACCCATGTCAGTAGTTGCAGGAGCAGCCTATGGGATGTTGATTTATAATACGATTACCGATCTCATTAACAATGATACCATTAACAAATGGTACACCCGGCTGCGCAATGATTTAAGCCAAGGCCTAACCGCGCGTAACATGCTGATGACTGCCCTGGCTGTTTTTTTAGTAAGTTTGGCAATTACCCTTACTGTTTGTACTGCAGGAACCTGGTGGACGGTAGCAACCAGTGCCCGACCTTTATTTGAATGGATGAAAAAAATGCCCAGTTTTGTGATGGGCGTGATTAACCCCATCATTACAGGCTTATCCGCTATATTTTTCAATGTCGAAAACTCCGCTTCATCCTTTGGAATGGTCTATGAAGCCATGACGCCTGATAAGGATATCAATACCAAAAGGAATGTGTTTCAACGCACTTACCGGGAAATTGCCGATGTGCTCACCCACGTATGGGATACTGAAAACTGGCTTCAAATGCTTAACCCTTTCCGTATCCTCTTGAAATTAACGGTTACACCGCTGCGTATTCTGCTTTTTCTTGGTCATTTAGTAAGTGTTGCTCTCACTTCAGATCGCATGCCAGGTGTCCCGCAAATAGTTTCGGCGCTGGTGGCAATTATCTGCGAGGGTTTCGAAGATGCCCACTATTTTATGGGGCTGAATGCCAAAATAAAAACCTTATTGGAAGAGCGTCTGGATTCTGAGGAAGACCATCAAGACGCTGATATTCCAACCTTTCTTCTCAAAGTCCTTGCTTCACCCTTATATTTTCTTGCAGCCGCCTGGGATTGCCTGGCAAGTAAAATGAATCCCTCAACCGCTGGTGATTCTCAAATCCCTCAACCTAAAGCACTTACCCTTACCCAAGCTTGGAATAAACAACTAAGCATCCCGGATGAAGTAGAAGTAGTATTGTCCGAACAGGCAAAACGTCCGTCAAAAGAATGGCAAAAGGAACATACTCTTTCCTTGATTGAAAAATATGAAAAAAAACACTTTGATTCTATTTGGTTTGGTGATCAAATCGCTGATCATAAAAAAGATGAACTGCAAAAATTAAAAAGAGAAATTCGTCAAACAGACGGTAGCGCATTAGGGGGCATACTTGAAGCAGCGAAAAAGAATGCTGTTTTTAACCAACACCGATTATTTGCCATACGTGAAGACGAGCCTACTGCAACGCAAGAATTTATTGCAGAACTCCCCGAGCGCGTTAATGCACTTTAA